In a single window of the Subtercola sp. PAMC28395 genome:
- a CDS encoding FAD-binding dehydrogenase — MTDPEETDVIVVGAGLAGLVATAELVDAGRRVTIVEQEPAASLGGQAWWSFGGLFLVDSPEQRRLGVRDSLELARQDWFGSAGFDRPEDYWPRRWAEAYLQFAAGEKRSWLRQRGVRFFPVVGWAERGGYTANGHGNSVPRFHITWGTGPGVVAPFAARVQAGVDAGLVTMLHRHRVDALEVTGGRVTGVSGSVLEASGAARGETSSREVKGEFSLRSSAVIVTSGGIGGNHDLVRANWPVRMGQAPTSMLSGVPAHVDGRMLGITQAAGARLVNTDRMWHYTEGVTNFDPVWPRHGIRILPGPSSLWLDATGKRLPVPLFPGFDTLGTLEHIVSTGFDYSWFVLTQKIIEKEFALSGSEQNPDLTGKDLRLLAARIGPGAPGPIEAFKARGVDFIVADTLNELLAGMQRLSGAGESGPSPLNADLVESEIRARDREIDNVFTKDAQITAIRGARNYRGDRLIRVAAPHKLLDPKAGPLIAVKLHVLTRKSLGGIETDLSGRARGVDGTPIDGLYAAGEASGFGGGGMHGYRSLEGTFLGGCIFSGRQAGRAVAAQL, encoded by the coding sequence ATGACAGACCCCGAAGAGACCGATGTCATCGTTGTCGGGGCGGGGCTCGCAGGCCTGGTCGCCACCGCAGAACTCGTCGATGCCGGTCGGAGGGTCACCATCGTCGAGCAGGAGCCGGCGGCCTCGCTCGGGGGCCAGGCGTGGTGGTCGTTCGGTGGGCTGTTCCTGGTCGACAGCCCGGAGCAGCGTCGGCTCGGGGTGCGCGACAGCCTCGAACTCGCCCGGCAGGACTGGTTCGGCTCTGCCGGTTTCGACCGCCCGGAGGACTATTGGCCGAGGCGCTGGGCAGAGGCCTACCTGCAGTTCGCCGCCGGGGAGAAGCGTTCGTGGCTCCGCCAGCGGGGCGTGCGGTTCTTTCCTGTGGTCGGCTGGGCCGAGCGAGGCGGTTACACCGCGAACGGGCACGGCAACTCAGTACCGCGGTTTCACATCACCTGGGGAACGGGACCGGGCGTCGTCGCCCCCTTCGCGGCCCGCGTGCAGGCCGGGGTCGACGCGGGCCTCGTCACCATGCTGCACCGACACCGCGTGGACGCCCTGGAGGTGACCGGCGGGCGCGTGACCGGCGTCAGTGGCAGCGTTCTCGAGGCATCGGGCGCGGCCCGCGGTGAGACCAGTTCACGGGAGGTGAAGGGCGAGTTCTCGCTGCGATCCTCTGCCGTGATCGTGACGAGCGGGGGCATCGGGGGCAACCACGACCTGGTGCGCGCGAACTGGCCGGTTCGAATGGGGCAGGCACCAACATCCATGCTCTCGGGCGTACCCGCACACGTCGACGGCCGGATGCTCGGCATCACCCAGGCGGCCGGCGCGCGCCTCGTCAACACTGATCGCATGTGGCACTACACCGAGGGGGTGACCAATTTCGATCCCGTGTGGCCCCGGCACGGAATCCGGATTCTGCCGGGGCCCTCGTCGCTGTGGCTCGACGCGACGGGCAAGCGACTCCCGGTACCTCTGTTCCCCGGCTTCGATACGCTCGGAACACTCGAGCACATCGTCTCGACGGGGTTCGACTACAGCTGGTTCGTGCTCACCCAGAAGATCATCGAGAAGGAGTTCGCGCTCTCGGGCAGCGAGCAGAACCCTGACCTCACGGGCAAAGACCTGCGGCTGCTGGCCGCGCGCATCGGCCCCGGCGCGCCGGGGCCGATAGAGGCGTTCAAGGCGAGGGGTGTCGACTTCATCGTGGCAGACACGCTGAACGAGCTTCTGGCAGGCATGCAGCGTCTGTCGGGCGCCGGTGAGTCCGGCCCGAGCCCGCTGAACGCCGACCTCGTCGAGAGCGAGATCCGGGCGCGCGACCGCGAGATCGACAATGTGTTCACCAAAGATGCACAGATCACCGCGATTCGGGGTGCGAGAAACTACCGCGGCGACAGGCTGATCCGCGTGGCGGCTCCCCACAAGCTCCTCGATCCGAAGGCCGGGCCGCTGATCGCCGTCAAACTGCACGTTCTCACCCGCAAGTCACTCGGCGGCATAGAAACCGATCTGTCGGGGCGTGCTCGTGGTGTCGATGGCACTCCGATCGACGGGCTGTATGCCGCAGGCGAGGCGTCAGGCTTCGGTGGCGGCGGGATGCACGGCTACCGTTCGCTCGAAGGCACTTTTCTGGGCGGCTGCATCTTCTCGGGCCGCCAGGCCGGCCGTGCTGTTGCCGCGCAACTCTGA
- a CDS encoding thioesterase family protein: MRLHIPTRLRWSDLDAYGHVNNVQILRLLEEARVQAFWATDEPGIQLKTSESGETGDRTSIEGTTMAVINADLGSATLSLVAHQEVEYLAPIPFLRQPLDLHLWISRLGGASLELCYEVWSPEGVEPATLFTRASTTLVLVDAATQRPRRITDEERAAWQPYVDEPVVFNKRR, encoded by the coding sequence ATGAGACTCCACATCCCCACCCGCCTGCGCTGGTCCGACCTCGACGCGTACGGGCACGTCAACAACGTACAGATCCTGCGGCTTCTCGAAGAGGCGCGCGTGCAGGCCTTCTGGGCGACTGACGAACCCGGAATCCAGCTGAAGACATCGGAGTCCGGCGAGACGGGCGACCGCACGTCGATCGAAGGAACCACGATGGCGGTCATCAATGCCGATCTCGGGTCCGCGACGCTCAGCCTGGTCGCCCACCAGGAGGTCGAATACCTGGCACCGATTCCGTTCCTTCGACAGCCGCTCGACCTCCACTTGTGGATCAGTCGACTCGGTGGTGCGAGCCTCGAGCTCTGCTACGAGGTCTGGAGCCCCGAGGGTGTCGAACCGGCGACGCTCTTCACCCGGGCATCCACCACGCTCGTTCTGGTCGACGCGGCGACGCAGCGACCCAGGCGCATCACCGACGAGGAGCGCGCGGCATGGCAGCCCTACGTCGACGAACCGGTGGTCTTCAACAAACGCCGCTGA
- a CDS encoding Fpg/Nei family DNA glycosylase, translating to MPEGHSVHRIALQFERDFVGHLVAVSSPQGRFAAGAAEIDGLRMLEARAVGKQMFLRFEHDKWLRIHLGIYGAWDFFGTISAITAESEALGSIGAPRLRRAVRMAETEHTKDTDLSTFPPEPVGAVRVRLATEDSVADLRGPTACEVIDPAQLATVLERLGPDPATDRSPAAEDRFVTRLRAKPTAVGQLLMDQSVVAGIGNVYRAEMLFRARLNPHTPGKKVTEDQARALWADWVHLLDLGIRTGQMLTMDGLDPEAQALALANREDRHWVYKREGLPCRVCGTHIVVEVMAARKLYWCPFCQK from the coding sequence ATGCCTGAAGGTCATTCCGTCCACCGCATCGCGCTCCAGTTCGAGCGTGACTTCGTCGGGCACCTCGTCGCCGTGAGCTCTCCCCAGGGCCGCTTTGCCGCTGGTGCCGCTGAAATCGACGGTCTCCGGATGCTCGAGGCCCGCGCCGTGGGCAAGCAGATGTTCCTGCGTTTCGAGCATGACAAGTGGCTGCGCATCCATCTCGGCATCTACGGCGCCTGGGACTTCTTCGGCACGATCTCGGCCATCACCGCCGAGTCAGAGGCACTCGGCAGTATCGGTGCACCGCGGTTGCGGCGAGCAGTGCGCATGGCAGAGACCGAGCACACCAAAGACACCGATCTGAGCACATTTCCGCCCGAACCCGTCGGCGCCGTGCGTGTTCGACTGGCGACCGAAGACAGTGTTGCCGACCTGCGCGGCCCGACGGCGTGCGAGGTCATCGACCCGGCCCAGCTCGCCACCGTGCTCGAGCGACTCGGCCCCGACCCGGCCACCGACAGGAGCCCGGCCGCCGAAGACCGGTTCGTCACCCGCCTTCGCGCGAAACCCACGGCGGTCGGCCAGCTGCTCATGGACCAGTCGGTCGTGGCCGGCATCGGCAACGTCTACCGGGCCGAGATGCTCTTCCGCGCGCGTCTGAACCCGCACACTCCGGGCAAGAAGGTCACAGAAGACCAGGCCCGCGCCCTGTGGGCGGACTGGGTGCACCTGCTCGACCTCGGCATCCGCACCGGCCAGATGCTCACCATGGACGGCCTCGACCCCGAAGCCCAGGCGCTCGCGCTTGCCAACCGCGAAGACCGGCACTGGGTCTACAAGCGCGAAGGACTGCCGTGCCGCGTCTGCGGAACACACATCGTCGTCGAGGTGATGGCCGCCAGAAAGCTCTACTGGTGCCCGTTCTGCCAGAAGTGA
- a CDS encoding globin, whose protein sequence is MTDETQRPTGIPLIPVVPTASVPATESGTTFYEQLGGRPTFEALVREFYRGVAGDPVLKPMYPEDDLEGAIQRLTGFLEQYWDGPTTYSQQRGHPRLRMRHNPFKVNPDARDRWLAHMRVAVDSLALPPLQEATLWDYLERAAHAMVNTFDE, encoded by the coding sequence ATGACCGACGAAACCCAGCGCCCCACGGGCATCCCACTGATCCCGGTGGTGCCGACGGCGTCGGTGCCGGCAACCGAATCCGGCACCACGTTCTACGAGCAGCTCGGCGGCCGCCCCACGTTCGAGGCCCTGGTGCGCGAGTTCTACCGCGGCGTCGCGGGTGACCCGGTCTTGAAGCCGATGTACCCCGAAGACGACCTCGAAGGGGCCATCCAGCGATTGACGGGCTTTCTCGAGCAGTACTGGGATGGCCCGACCACCTACAGCCAGCAGCGCGGTCACCCGAGGCTGCGGATGCGGCACAACCCGTTCAAGGTCAACCCCGATGCCCGCGACCGATGGTTGGCACACATGAGGGTCGCCGTCGACTCCCTGGCGCTGCCGCCGCTTCAGGAGGCGACCCTGTGGGACTATCTCGAACGCGCAGCGCATGCCATGGTGAATACGTTCGACGAGTAA
- a CDS encoding mechanosensitive ion channel family protein: MNEFWASVGDFYTTFQHLINIVLIILGALIARWILLRSVDRVVKRVVTGVKKKHDAENTQELPASPVAAVRVVQRTRTMGSVLSNVITWSIVVFAFIMILGELQFQVTALVASAGVIGAALGFGAQNVIKDMLNGLFMVVEDQLGVGDVVDLGPATGVVEAVGIRVTTLRDVNGTLWFVRNGEILRVGNMSQGWARVIIDLAIPYDTDVDAVQARMLETANELALNPKWRSRILEKPEIWGLESISAEALVIRLVIKTRTNAKDDVARELRMMLKRSLDAMGVKLPSLNSIVLTGFEGASSVAGARPPRTKSIPTPTPADPGRTPGSPTGKA, translated from the coding sequence ATGAATGAATTCTGGGCCAGCGTCGGGGACTTCTACACGACGTTCCAGCACCTGATCAACATCGTGCTGATCATCCTCGGAGCCCTGATCGCCCGGTGGATCCTGTTGAGGTCGGTCGACCGCGTCGTGAAGCGCGTGGTCACCGGCGTCAAGAAGAAGCATGACGCCGAGAACACCCAGGAGCTCCCCGCCTCTCCGGTGGCCGCCGTACGTGTGGTTCAGCGCACCCGCACCATGGGCAGCGTGCTCTCGAACGTGATCACCTGGTCGATCGTCGTCTTCGCCTTCATCATGATCCTCGGCGAACTGCAGTTCCAGGTCACGGCCCTTGTCGCGAGCGCCGGTGTCATCGGGGCCGCCCTCGGTTTCGGCGCCCAGAACGTCATCAAAGACATGCTCAACGGCCTGTTCATGGTGGTCGAAGACCAGCTCGGCGTCGGCGACGTTGTCGACCTCGGCCCCGCGACCGGTGTGGTCGAGGCCGTCGGCATTCGGGTGACGACGCTTCGCGACGTCAACGGCACACTCTGGTTCGTGCGCAACGGCGAGATCCTTCGCGTCGGCAACATGTCGCAGGGCTGGGCGCGGGTCATCATCGACCTCGCCATCCCCTACGATACCGACGTCGACGCCGTACAGGCACGCATGCTCGAAACGGCGAACGAGCTCGCCCTGAACCCCAAGTGGCGGTCGCGAATCCTCGAGAAACCCGAGATCTGGGGGCTCGAGAGCATCTCGGCCGAGGCCCTCGTGATCCGCCTCGTCATAAAGACGCGCACCAACGCCAAAGACGATGTCGCACGCGAGCTCCGGATGATGCTCAAACGTTCGCTCGATGCGATGGGCGTGAAGCTGCCTTCGCTGAACAGCATCGTTCTCACGGGATTCGAGGGTGCATCATCCGTCGCAGGCGCCCGGCCACCGCGCACCAAGTCGATTCCCACCCCGACACCCGCAGACCCCGGGCGTACCCCCGGCTCCCCCACTGGCAAGGCGTGA
- a CDS encoding FMN-binding negative transcriptional regulator, giving the protein MRTNPSFALDDRAEIRRLIEQNPWVTLVSNTSAGLVASHYPVILDVNAPADEIVIVSHVGRPDERLHELGQHEVLVVVQGPHGYISPGWYDANPAVPTWNFISAHLHGVPEILSDAENLEVLSTLVDHFEDRMPEPRRMNGTLANAEYSARISAGTVGFRLTVARFEAKSKLSQNRPAETVERIIHELADGDTYYRQPALAAEMRRIHDAPVLPAETTGVPGA; this is encoded by the coding sequence ATGAGAACCAACCCGAGCTTCGCGCTCGACGATCGCGCAGAGATCCGGCGGCTCATCGAGCAGAACCCGTGGGTCACGCTCGTGAGCAACACCAGCGCGGGGCTCGTGGCGTCGCACTACCCCGTCATCCTCGACGTGAACGCTCCGGCCGACGAGATCGTCATCGTGAGCCACGTGGGGCGACCGGATGAACGGCTGCACGAACTCGGCCAGCACGAGGTGCTCGTGGTGGTGCAAGGCCCGCACGGCTACATCTCGCCAGGGTGGTATGACGCGAACCCCGCTGTGCCGACGTGGAACTTCATCTCGGCCCACCTGCACGGAGTGCCCGAGATTCTCTCCGACGCCGAGAACCTCGAGGTGCTCTCCACGCTCGTCGATCACTTCGAAGACCGGATGCCCGAACCCCGCCGAATGAACGGCACGCTGGCGAACGCGGAATACTCGGCACGAATCAGCGCTGGAACGGTGGGTTTCCGACTGACGGTCGCGCGATTCGAGGCGAAGTCGAAACTGAGCCAGAACAGGCCCGCCGAGACGGTCGAGCGCATCATCCATGAACTCGCCGACGGCGACACCTACTATCGCCAGCCGGCACTCGCGGCTGAGATGCGGCGGATTCACGACGCGCCTGTGTTGCCAGCGGAGACGACCGGGGTTCCGGGGGCATGA
- a CDS encoding amidohydrolase, with product MTDGILQPRGSRPESAPDVFLRGGRVPGNDAEIDVLLADGRIRAIMPSSIVRPPATAEVHELDGRFFMPGLWDNHVHFTQWALFSRRVDLSGAESARDVEGLLRAHRQAEASGREPAGGAIIGVGVRDGMWADPGALDRHLLDRVSPGHPVILASGDLHGCWLNSAALALHGLGDHPTGHLREDDCFAVLSSLDDVPEKLGDAFVADAAAAAARRGIVGIVDLEMRDNLVDWTRRIAAGTTALRVSFGIYTERLEQSIAAGLRTGDVIPGTNGLLSVGPFKVITDGSLGTRTAYCFDEYEGFEGHAHSRGMLTVAPDALLSLLERATGAGLTPAVHAIGDHANRLALDAFEALGRGGRIEHAQLLTVTDLARFAALGVVASVQPEHAMDDRDIADRYWAGRTDRAFVFESLRASGAALLLGSDAPVAPLDPWVTLAAAIGRSRDGRAPWHPEQRLAFDAALAASTNGVAAIGVGLPADVVVTELDPTDAAPGALRTMPVAATFLAGRPTHLAL from the coding sequence ATGACCGACGGCATTCTGCAGCCCCGGGGTTCCCGCCCGGAGTCTGCTCCCGATGTGTTCCTGCGCGGCGGGCGCGTGCCGGGCAACGACGCGGAGATCGACGTTCTGCTCGCCGACGGGCGCATCCGGGCGATCATGCCCAGCAGCATCGTGCGCCCGCCCGCCACGGCAGAGGTGCACGAGCTCGATGGGCGCTTCTTCATGCCGGGCCTCTGGGACAACCACGTGCACTTCACGCAGTGGGCCCTCTTCAGCCGACGGGTCGACCTCTCGGGTGCGGAGTCGGCCCGCGATGTCGAGGGGCTGCTCCGTGCTCACCGGCAGGCGGAGGCATCAGGGCGCGAGCCGGCCGGAGGAGCCATCATCGGTGTCGGGGTGCGCGATGGAATGTGGGCCGATCCCGGGGCGCTCGACCGGCATCTGCTCGACCGCGTCTCGCCCGGGCATCCGGTCATTCTCGCCAGCGGCGACCTGCACGGCTGCTGGCTCAACTCGGCGGCCCTCGCGCTGCACGGCCTCGGGGATCACCCCACGGGCCACCTTCGTGAAGATGACTGCTTCGCCGTACTGAGCTCGCTCGACGACGTGCCGGAGAAGTTGGGCGATGCGTTCGTCGCAGACGCTGCTGCTGCCGCCGCCCGGCGCGGGATCGTGGGCATCGTCGATCTCGAGATGCGTGACAACCTCGTCGATTGGACTCGCCGTATCGCCGCCGGCACCACCGCGCTCCGGGTGTCGTTCGGCATCTACACCGAGCGCCTCGAGCAGAGCATCGCCGCCGGGTTGCGTACGGGTGACGTCATCCCGGGCACAAACGGGCTCCTCAGCGTCGGCCCGTTCAAGGTCATCACCGACGGCTCACTGGGCACGCGCACCGCCTACTGTTTCGACGAATACGAGGGCTTCGAGGGGCATGCGCATTCCCGTGGCATGCTCACGGTGGCACCGGATGCCCTGCTCAGCCTGCTCGAACGCGCGACCGGCGCGGGTCTGACCCCGGCCGTGCACGCGATCGGGGACCACGCCAACCGGCTCGCCCTCGATGCCTTCGAGGCGCTGGGCCGTGGCGGGCGCATCGAGCACGCACAGCTGTTGACGGTCACCGACCTGGCGCGGTTCGCAGCTCTCGGAGTCGTCGCAAGCGTGCAGCCCGAGCACGCGATGGATGACCGCGACATCGCCGACCGCTACTGGGCGGGTCGCACCGACCGCGCGTTCGTGTTCGAGAGCCTCCGGGCATCGGGCGCGGCCCTGCTCCTCGGCTCTGACGCGCCTGTGGCGCCGCTGGACCCGTGGGTAACGCTCGCGGCGGCGATCGGTCGCTCCCGAGACGGGCGAGCCCCGTGGCACCCCGAGCAGCGCCTCGCGTTCGATGCCGCCCTTGCAGCGTCGACGAACGGTGTCGCCGCAATCGGTGTCGGCCTGCCCGCCGACGTGGTCGTCACCGAGCTCGACCCGACGGATGCTGCGCCAGGCGCCCTGCGCACGATGCCGGTGGCCGCAACCTTCCTGGCTGGCCGCCCCACGCACCTCGCCCTCTAG
- a CDS encoding acyl-CoA thioesterase II — translation MTNPNADPMADLLATLTLTDTGARTAEDIFTAPSQWTAHGRVFGGQVLAQSLIAAQHTVGGERPAHSMHGYFLRPGDTSKPITFSVDRIHDGRSFSTRRTQAYQDGLPILSMIASFQAVGPGLDHQIDIPAGLPSPEELPSVAELIGHIDHPVAQNWAHQRPFDIRHVGSPIYLSSDPNPVEYQAIWMKSIGPLPDDPDLHRAAMAYASDYSLLEPIFRRHSVVWVTPGLKSASLDHAMWWHRPGRADEWMLYVQESPSAQGGRGLATGRIYSQAGILLASVAQEGMVRVPVH, via the coding sequence ATGACGAATCCGAATGCTGATCCGATGGCCGATCTTCTGGCGACGCTGACACTCACCGATACGGGCGCCCGAACGGCAGAAGACATCTTCACCGCCCCTTCGCAGTGGACCGCCCACGGTCGCGTCTTCGGTGGCCAGGTGCTCGCCCAGTCGCTCATCGCGGCACAGCACACCGTCGGCGGTGAACGGCCGGCGCACTCCATGCACGGGTACTTCCTGCGGCCCGGAGACACCTCGAAGCCCATCACCTTCTCCGTCGACCGGATCCATGACGGCCGCTCGTTCTCGACGCGTCGGACGCAGGCGTATCAGGATGGCCTTCCGATCCTGTCGATGATCGCCTCGTTCCAGGCAGTCGGGCCGGGCCTCGACCACCAGATCGACATACCCGCCGGCCTGCCGAGCCCCGAAGAGTTGCCCAGCGTCGCTGAACTCATCGGCCACATCGATCACCCCGTCGCCCAGAACTGGGCGCACCAGCGCCCGTTCGACATTCGGCACGTGGGTTCACCGATCTACCTGTCCTCCGATCCCAATCCGGTCGAATACCAGGCCATCTGGATGAAATCGATCGGCCCGCTCCCCGACGACCCGGATCTCCACCGCGCAGCGATGGCCTACGCCAGCGACTATTCGCTGCTTGAACCGATCTTTCGCCGCCACAGCGTCGTCTGGGTCACTCCCGGTCTCAAGTCGGCCAGTCTCGATCACGCGATGTGGTGGCACCGCCCAGGGCGGGCGGACGAGTGGATGCTCTACGTGCAGGAATCCCCAAGCGCCCAGGGTGGCCGAGGGCTGGCGACCGGCCGTATCTACTCGCAGGCGGGCATCCTGCTCGCGTCTGTGGCGCAGGAAGGCATGGTACGGGTTCCCGTGCACTGA
- a CDS encoding ribose-5-phosphate isomerase has translation MRIHLGTDHAGLDFSCHLFDHLTAAGHDVVDHGPASYEPLDDYPSFCINAALGVVRDQQAGVEALGIVFGGSGNGEQIAANKVKGARAALVWSHSTAVLARQHNDANLIAIGARQHTVDEAVSFIDAFIGEPFSLEERHVRRIAQLAEYEATGAIAGVYVGPDAGGTESVTSDPTPTGQFNPADLH, from the coding sequence ATGCGTATTCACCTCGGCACCGACCACGCGGGGCTCGACTTCAGCTGTCACCTCTTCGACCACCTCACAGCGGCAGGCCACGACGTCGTGGATCACGGCCCGGCCAGCTACGAACCGCTCGACGACTACCCTTCGTTCTGCATCAATGCCGCGCTCGGCGTCGTGCGCGACCAGCAGGCTGGTGTCGAGGCGCTCGGTATCGTCTTCGGTGGCTCAGGCAACGGCGAGCAGATCGCAGCGAACAAGGTGAAGGGCGCCCGCGCCGCCCTCGTCTGGAGCCACTCCACCGCGGTGCTGGCCCGCCAGCACAACGATGCGAACCTCATTGCCATCGGCGCACGCCAGCACACCGTCGACGAGGCCGTCTCGTTCATCGACGCCTTCATCGGCGAACCGTTCTCCCTCGAGGAGCGCCACGTGCGCCGCATCGCCCAGCTCGCCGAGTACGAGGCAACGGGTGCGATCGCCGGCGTGTACGTCGGCCCCGATGCGGGTGGCACAGAATCCGTCACCTCTGATCCCACGCCGACCGGCCAGTTCAACCCGGCCGACCTGCACTGA
- the pepN gene encoding aminopeptidase N, translating to MPGENLTRIEAQERKALVSVSSYDVTLDLTQGAETFLSTTTVRFTASAGASTFIDAITKNVHSVLLNGVDLEPASVSDGVRIQLDDLSDDNILTVVADAMYTNTGEGLHRFVDPVDGEVYLYSQFEVPDSRRVFAVFEQPDLKATFTFTVTAPDYWQVISNSPTPEPVATGVGTATWSFETTPILSSYVTAIVAGPYVAWHSELTSSDGRVIPLGVFSRASLAQYMDADYVFDTTRKGFEFYEKAFAYPYPFTKYDQMFVPEFNAGAMENAGAVTFTESYVFRSKVTDAQRERRVVTILHELAHMWFGDLVTMKWWNDLWLNESFAEYISTLATAEATEWHGAWATFASTEKSWAYRQDQLPSTHPIFATINDLDDVQVNFDGITYAKGASVLKQLVSWVGQEQFLAGVGQYFQKHAYSNTELTDLLMELESTSGRDLAEWSALWLETAGVNTLRPEIETDSDGVITSFAITQTAIEEYPTIRPHRLAVGFYNLHEGALIRNHRVELDVAGETTVVDELIGLSRPDLVLLNDDDLAYAKIRLDELSLQTAIDHLAAIEDGLARSIVWGSAWDATRDAETRPRDFVRLVLGNIATESESTTLRTALNQLVLTAKLYVAPSFSQEAVAHAATELWSLARNAAPGSDEQFQFVKFFAAVASSADDLAVVAGLRDGSVALDGLAIDTDLTWDLLTALVANGVAGETEIAEALAADNTATGAQSAASARASIPTAEAKAAAWASLVDTDTASNLIVRATTAGFQRSNDDALLQPYIAKYFEVVKELWETRSYQIAATLITGLYPAGLASQELRDATQAWLDTDPEPAALRRLVVENLAGVDRALAAQAKDAA from the coding sequence TTGCCTGGAGAAAACCTCACCCGCATCGAAGCACAGGAGCGCAAAGCGCTCGTCTCGGTGTCGAGCTACGACGTCACGCTCGACCTGACCCAGGGCGCGGAGACCTTTCTGAGTACCACGACCGTTCGGTTCACCGCCAGCGCCGGCGCATCGACGTTCATCGACGCGATCACGAAGAACGTGCACTCTGTGCTGTTGAACGGGGTCGACCTCGAACCGGCTTCGGTCAGCGATGGTGTGCGCATCCAGCTCGACGACCTCTCGGACGACAACATCCTGACCGTGGTTGCCGACGCGATGTACACGAACACCGGTGAGGGGCTGCACCGCTTCGTCGACCCGGTCGACGGTGAGGTCTACCTCTACAGCCAGTTCGAAGTGCCCGATTCACGCCGCGTCTTCGCCGTGTTCGAGCAGCCCGACCTCAAGGCGACCTTCACCTTCACGGTGACCGCGCCCGACTACTGGCAGGTCATCTCCAACTCCCCCACGCCCGAACCCGTCGCCACCGGCGTCGGCACGGCGACCTGGAGCTTCGAGACCACGCCCATCCTCTCGTCCTATGTCACAGCGATCGTCGCCGGGCCCTACGTGGCCTGGCACAGCGAGCTGACGTCGAGCGACGGCAGAGTGATTCCCCTGGGCGTGTTCTCGCGGGCATCCCTCGCCCAGTACATGGATGCCGACTACGTCTTCGACACGACCCGCAAGGGTTTCGAGTTCTACGAGAAGGCATTCGCCTACCCTTACCCGTTCACGAAGTACGACCAGATGTTCGTGCCCGAGTTCAACGCCGGTGCCATGGAGAACGCGGGGGCAGTGACCTTCACAGAGTCGTACGTGTTCAGAAGCAAGGTGACGGATGCCCAGCGGGAGCGCCGCGTCGTGACCATCCTGCACGAACTCGCCCACATGTGGTTCGGGGACCTGGTCACCATGAAGTGGTGGAACGACCTGTGGCTGAACGAGTCGTTCGCCGAGTACATCTCGACGCTCGCCACTGCTGAGGCGACCGAGTGGCACGGCGCCTGGGCGACGTTCGCGTCAACCGAGAAGAGCTGGGCCTACCGCCAGGACCAGCTGCCCTCGACGCACCCCATCTTTGCCACGATCAACGACCTCGACGACGTGCAGGTCAACTTCGACGGAATCACCTACGCCAAGGGCGCGTCTGTACTCAAGCAGCTCGTCTCGTGGGTGGGCCAGGAACAGTTCCTCGCCGGTGTCGGGCAGTACTTCCAGAAGCACGCGTACTCGAACACCGAGCTCACCGACCTGCTCATGGAGCTGGAATCGACCAGCGGTCGTGACCTTGCCGAGTGGTCGGCGCTCTGGCTCGAGACGGCCGGCGTCAACACGCTGCGCCCCGAGATCGAGACGGACTCCGACGGTGTGATCACCTCGTTCGCCATCACCCAGACGGCGATCGAGGAGTACCCGACGATCCGCCCGCATCGCCTCGCTGTCGGTTTCTACAACCTTCACGAAGGCGCGCTCATCCGGAACCATCGGGTGGAACTCGACGTTGCCGGCGAGACGACAGTGGTCGATGAACTCATCGGGCTCTCGAGGCCAGACCTGGTGCTGCTCAACGACGATGACCTGGCGTACGCGAAGATCCGCCTCGACGAGCTGTCGTTGCAGACCGCCATCGATCACCTTGCCGCGATCGAAGACGGGCTCGCCCGCTCGATCGTGTGGGGTTCGGCGTGGGACGCCACGCGCGATGCAGAGACGCGCCCACGAGACTTCGTTCGCCTGGTGCTCGGCAACATCGCCACCGAGAGTGAGAGCACCACACTCCGCACGGCCCTCAACCAGCTGGTGCTGACGGCAAAGCTCTATGTCGCTCCTTCGTTCAGCCAGGAGGCGGTCGCCCACGCGGCGACGGAGCTCTGGTCGCTCGCGCGAAACGCTGCTCCCGGTTCTGACGAGCAGTTCCAGTTCGTGAAGTTCTTCGCCGCGGTTGCCAGCTCCGCTGACGATCTGGCGGTCGTGGCCGGGCTCAGGGACGGCTCCGTCGCACTCGACGGGCTCGCGATCGACACCGACCTCACGTGGGACCTGCTGACCGCTCTCGTGGCGAACGGAGTGGCGGGAGAGACGGAGATCGCCGAGGCCCTCGCGGCAGACAACACGGCCACCGGCGCCCAGTCGGCGGCGAGCGCCAGGGCATCGATTCCCACGGCCGAGGCGAAAGCTGCTGCCTGGGCATCGCTTGTCGACACCGATACGGCGTCGAACCTCATCGTTCGGGCCACGACCGCTGGTTTCCAACGCTCGAACGACGACGCGCTGCTGCAGCCATACATTGCGAAGTACTTCGAGGTCGTGAAAGAGCTGTGGGAGACCCGCAGCTACCAGATCGCGGCAACCCTCATCACCGGGCTGTACCCGGCTGGGCTCGCGAGCCAGGAACTCCGTGATGCAACGCAGGCCTGGCTCGACACCGACCCGGAGCCGGCCGCACTTCGCCGTCTCGTGGTCGAGAACCTCGCCGGCGTCGACCGCGCCCTCGCTGCCCAGGCCAAAGACGCCGCTTGA